The following proteins are co-located in the Phycisphaerae bacterium genome:
- the tadA gene encoding Flp pilus assembly complex ATPase component TadA: MTQSLRNPDPYDLPGQETPVLPEPLAHILRDAVDQGATDIHLDTWGNRAAVRYRVDGVARELEQLDLDQTRRLMNQVKVAASLDLQATLRPLEGQFRWRDGQRVRDIRVTVIPEAPRNEAAHLRLLTKPEDWRHMEQLGMRPEQLATVRGVMQWPHGLVLVAGPTGSGKTTTLYALTELEDLRHLIAASIEDPIEFDLPYVRQLEIDAKRGITMKDGLRTLLRMDADLLMVGEIRDAESAIVAAQAALAGRLVLATIHARDAAAAISAMRHLGVPPYVLASSLRMVIAQTLVRKLCDQCAQARASNHAERKLFEQAQLAVPDTVRLARGCSPCGQTGFKGQTGVFQVAVFDESHSAWLADGPPEHEVRERLVQEGAQSLYSGVLQRAADGTISLSEAARVVGAAGNAPGTTMKQEV, from the coding sequence ATGACTCAATCGCTGCGGAATCCCGATCCATATGACCTGCCCGGCCAAGAAACCCCCGTGTTGCCTGAGCCGTTGGCGCATATTCTCCGCGATGCCGTCGATCAGGGCGCCACCGACATCCATCTGGACACATGGGGCAACCGCGCCGCCGTGCGATACCGGGTCGATGGCGTGGCGCGGGAACTGGAACAGCTCGACCTGGACCAGACGAGACGCCTGATGAACCAGGTCAAGGTCGCGGCGAGCCTCGACCTTCAGGCCACGCTCAGGCCGCTGGAAGGTCAGTTCCGCTGGAGGGATGGCCAGAGAGTGCGCGATATTCGGGTCACGGTCATTCCTGAAGCGCCGCGCAACGAGGCCGCTCACCTGCGTTTGCTCACCAAGCCAGAGGATTGGCGGCACATGGAGCAGCTGGGTATGCGTCCGGAACAACTCGCGACCGTACGCGGCGTGATGCAGTGGCCGCACGGCCTGGTGTTGGTCGCAGGGCCGACGGGCTCGGGCAAGACGACCACGCTCTATGCCTTGACTGAACTGGAGGACCTACGCCACCTCATCGCCGCTTCGATCGAGGATCCGATCGAGTTCGACCTGCCGTACGTGCGGCAGTTGGAGATCGATGCCAAGCGAGGTATCACGATGAAGGACGGGCTGCGGACCTTGCTGCGGATGGATGCCGACCTGTTGATGGTCGGCGAGATTCGCGACGCCGAATCGGCCATCGTCGCTGCACAAGCGGCCCTGGCCGGCCGGCTGGTGCTCGCCACGATTCATGCCCGCGACGCGGCTGCCGCGATTTCGGCCATGCGCCACCTGGGTGTTCCGCCGTATGTGCTGGCCTCCTCGTTGCGGATGGTGATCGCCCAGACCCTGGTCAGAAAGTTATGCGACCAATGCGCGCAGGCACGCGCGTCCAACCATGCGGAACGAAAGCTGTTTGAACAAGCCCAGCTGGCGGTGCCTGATACGGTCCGCTTGGCGAGAGGATGTTCACCTTGCGGCCAGACCGGCTTCAAGGGCCAGACGGGCGTATTCCAGGTGGCCGTGTTCGACGAGTCTCACAGTGCGTGGTTGGCCGATGGCCCACCCGAACACGAGGTGCGTGAGCGGCTCGTCCAGGAAGGCGCTCAGTCACTGTACAGCGGAGTCCTGCAGCGGGCGGCCGATGGGACGATCTCCCTGAGCGAGGCGGCACGCGTGGTAGGAGCGGCCGGAAATGCTCCCGGGACCACAATGAAGCAGGAAGTGTGA